Proteins co-encoded in one Desulfitobacterium hafniense DCB-2 genomic window:
- a CDS encoding methyl-accepting chemotaxis protein produces MQKFRNLKTATKLNSLTMFMAVFLGLVGLVGIYSTYNLAAAVENMYQNNLLPVKWVNGARGQTRAVEALTLEVFMTQDQSKQQEILQEMEERVAEVDTLLADYSKADMDAHEQEQFAKLMDTLQLYRTERDKAIDMATAGNQDEAFRYFSAHAASQVDAVNDLLKELADYNAQLADEEEIKSQAKAAMTSKVMVGITLVAIVLALGIGRFIARLIANPLIQVEGTVREIAQGNLTVEKMAIDSEDEVGRLAAGINAMTENLRLLIENITHTAEQVAASSEELTASAEQSASATNSIAATITEVAAGAARQEAAVDNAASIVEEMSAGIQQVAATANSVSRSAELTANAAGQGDKAVNAAVSQMKNIEKTVAGTAQVVTQLGERSKEIGQIVDAISGIAAQTNLLALNAAIEAARAGEQGRGFAVVAEEVRKLAEQSQEAAKQIAGLIAEIQKETLSAVKAMNEGTHEVKIGSEVVNSAGEAFDEIVGLIGDVSTQVREISAAIQQMASGSQQIVDSVRDIDRVSKEASGQTQTVSAATEEQSASIEEVAASSEELAKMAEELQRAVRKFRI; encoded by the coding sequence ATGCAAAAATTTCGCAATTTGAAAACGGCCACAAAACTGAATAGCTTAACAATGTTCATGGCTGTATTTCTCGGGCTTGTCGGCCTGGTGGGGATCTATTCCACCTATAACCTGGCCGCTGCGGTGGAAAATATGTACCAGAATAACCTGCTCCCTGTCAAATGGGTGAATGGGGCCCGGGGACAAACCAGAGCGGTGGAGGCTCTGACCCTTGAAGTATTTATGACTCAGGATCAAAGCAAGCAGCAGGAGATTCTGCAGGAGATGGAGGAACGGGTCGCGGAAGTGGATACTCTTCTTGCTGATTATAGCAAAGCAGATATGGATGCCCATGAGCAGGAGCAGTTCGCGAAGCTGATGGATACCCTGCAGCTCTACCGTACGGAAAGAGATAAAGCCATCGATATGGCAACAGCGGGAAACCAGGATGAGGCGTTCAGGTATTTTTCTGCTCATGCAGCCAGCCAGGTTGACGCTGTGAATGATCTTTTAAAGGAGCTTGCCGATTATAATGCCCAGCTTGCCGATGAGGAAGAGATAAAAAGCCAGGCAAAGGCAGCCATGACCAGTAAAGTTATGGTGGGCATCACGTTGGTGGCCATCGTTTTGGCTTTGGGTATCGGCCGGTTCATCGCCAGGCTGATTGCTAATCCTCTGATTCAGGTGGAAGGCACCGTTCGGGAGATCGCTCAGGGGAACCTGACCGTGGAAAAAATGGCGATAGATTCTGAAGATGAGGTGGGCCGGCTGGCGGCGGGGATCAATGCTATGACGGAGAATTTGCGGCTTTTAATTGAAAACATAACCCACACAGCGGAGCAAGTAGCCGCTTCGTCAGAGGAACTGACAGCCAGTGCCGAGCAGTCCGCCTCGGCCACCAATTCGATTGCCGCAACCATTACCGAAGTGGCGGCGGGAGCGGCCAGGCAGGAGGCTGCCGTTGATAATGCAGCGTCGATTGTGGAAGAGATGTCGGCCGGTATTCAACAGGTTGCAGCTACGGCCAACAGTGTCTCCAGGTCTGCCGAGCTGACAGCCAATGCGGCCGGTCAAGGTGACAAGGCGGTAAACGCGGCTGTGAGTCAGATGAAAAACATCGAAAAAACGGTAGCAGGCACGGCCCAGGTCGTTACCCAGCTAGGGGAGCGCTCGAAAGAAATCGGTCAGATTGTGGATGCTATCTCCGGAATTGCCGCCCAAACTAATCTGCTGGCCCTCAATGCGGCGATCGAGGCGGCTCGTGCCGGTGAGCAGGGCAGAGGATTCGCTGTGGTTGCCGAGGAAGTACGCAAGCTTGCTGAGCAATCCCAGGAAGCGGCTAAGCAGATTGCCGGCCTGATTGCGGAGATCCAGAAGGAGACCCTTAGTGCTGTGAAGGCTATGAACGAGGGTACCCATGAAGTGAAGATCGGCTCGGAAGTAGTCAACTCTGCCGGAGAGGCTTTTGACGAGATTGTCGGCCTGATCGGCGACGTTTCCACTCAGGTCAGGGAAATCTCGGCAGCAATTCAGCAGATGGCTTCCGGAAGTCAGCAAATTGTGGATTCGGTACGGGATATCGACCGGGTCAGCAAGGAAGCATCCGGTCAGACTCAGACCGTTTCAGCCGCTACCGAGGAACAGTCCGCATCCATCGAAGAAGTAGCGGCATCCAGCGAGGAACTGGCTAAAATGGCGGAGGAGCTGCAGCGTGCGGTCAGGAAGTTCAGGATATAG